The Rhodospirillales bacterium genome contains the following window.
ATATCCCGTCATGGTGGCTTTCCCGTTACGCGGGAGGGAAGACGGGGCGACAAGACTGCCAGCTGCAGCTGAATCAATCTTGTTGAACTTGTTGATGATTCCGTTACGATAGATGAACGGTTCAACTATTTTGTTTCGAAAACCTCCAGTGTGTCGGACGACAAGGGGTTCGGGACCCTGCTGGCCAGCAAATGTGAGTTCGGACACACTGGCGAGAGTCGCGGCCTCACCGGAATCGGCACCGGAATCTGCGTTGGCGGAAACCCCTGCAATCAGAAGCACAGCTGCAACAACGCTCGACAACTTGTTCATGGCCAACCTGTTCATGGTCGATTTCTCCCTGTTCGTCGACATCCTCGACGAAAGCCGACCATATCGGGTCGAAGGGCCGGGGGTCAAGCCTCGTTGGAACTTTTTTCGCTGACCGACGCGGACACGCACGCCGTCGATATTCAGCCCCTCAGGCATCGCGTTCAATTGAGATCGCGCGGAATGACACTGTCCCAGGTCTTCGCAAAGACCCGGCGATCACCTTCGAACGCCTCGCAGTTTGCCCAGAAGAGCCAGTCGGTGGCGCTGCAGGCCAGGGTCGAGCGGGTCTCTGTACGGATATCGAGATCATGCTCGTCGCTGCCGAAGCGATGGGTCCAGTGAACCGTCATGTGCGCCGAGGCCGGGTCGTTCTCCTTGATGTCGAAGGCCTGCCAGACGCGTGATCCGAAGGTCCAGCCGGTTTCGGGATCCCGGGTCAGGCCGCTGTCGTTGACGACCGTCATGCGGGTCTGGCCGGTGGTGTCGTCGTGTTCCACCCGGCGCTGGTAGTCGGCGGGTTCGAGGGTCTCTGTCTCCCAGGGTGCCGAACTCTCCGGCGGTCCGAACTGCCGCAGGGCTCCGTCCTCGGCACGGGCATCACGAAGCGGCAGGCCAAGTGACGATCGACCGGTGCGCAGCAACACCGTCACGGGCTCCGGCGACGGCCAGAACATCGGCCATAGGCTGTTGGACAGCGCGACACGGATACGGTGGCCGGCCGGGATGTGTTGTGCAATGTCGTTGAGCTGCAGGCGAACGCGATAGGTCTTGCCCGGGATGAGAGGTTCCGGGTGCTCGTGGCTGTCGCGGTGAGTCAGGTTCAGGGCGCCGTAGCTCACCCGGGTCGAGGCACCGTCCGGAGCAACGTCGCACAGCCGGGCGATCAGGAAGGCATTGGGACGGTCGGCGCTGACCTCAAGGTCGAGCACCGGTGCGCCCATGATCTCGACCGCTTCTGTCAGCGGTTCGGTCTCGAACACAATCGAACAGCCGTCATCTTCGCGCTGGTCGGCCGGGGCATCGGGTACGAGGCCGTAGCTGAACCATTCGCCCTGGCGCTGACCCATCGTCATCGGGGTGTGGATGATGGCGTCGCCGTCGTCGCCGGATTCGGTCGAGAGTGCGCCCCTGGAGTTCAGGTGAAGCGTTCTGGTTTCGATGTTGGGCGAGGGCCACGAAGGTTCGGTGACCCAACGGCCCGGATGTTCCGCGCGCCAGGTGGCGGGCGAAACGCTCTCCTGCATCCAGACCCGGTACTCCGGTTCGTTCATGATCCCGGTGTCGATGCCCTTCAGCCACTGATCCCACCAGCGCAGTGTTTCCTGCAGGAAGCCGATGCGCGGTCCGGGTGTGGCGAAGTGGGGATACTTGTGCGCCCACGGTCCGACCAGCCCCTTTTTCGGGCACGAGAGACCGGCCAGCATGCGCGGCACGGCATTGGAGTAACCGTCGGCCCAACCGCCTACGGCATAGACGGCGGCCTCGATGTCGCCGTGGTTCTCGATCACCGAGCCGTGCTGCCATTGCGCGTCACGGCGCTGGTGATGAAGCCACTTGATTATCCAGGGATCGTTCCGTTCGAGCCGTTCCAGCCACTGCGCCCGCCAGTCGTCGACCATGGCCGGATGCGGTGGTCGGGTCTGCATGCCAAACATGGTGGCGGCCCACGACAGATTGTCGTTGATCATGACGCCGCCCATGTAGTGGATGTCGTCGGCGTAGCGATCATCGGTCGAAGCAATCGTGACGATCGCCTTCAGCTCCGGCGGCTTGCGTGCGGCGACCTGCAGGCCGTTGAAGCCACCCCACGAGATTCCGATCATGCCGATCGCGCCCGTGCACCACGGCTGGGCGGCGATCCAAGCGAGGATCTCGAGCGCATCGTCCTGCTCTCCCTCAAGGTACTCGTCCTTGAGTATGCCGTCCGACTCCCCCGATCCCCGGATGTCGACGCGGACACAGGCGTAGCCGTTGCCGGCATAGTAGGGGTGGGTCAGCTCATCGCGAGCGCGCGTGCTGTCGACCTTTCGGTAGGGCAGGTATTCCAGAATGGCGGGAACCGGGTCCTGCTCGGCGTCAGTGGGCAGCCAGATGCGTGCTGCGAGTCTGGTGCCGTCGCTCATCGGTATCCACGTGTGCTCAATGACACGAATGCGGCGCGGAAACTGCGTGACGACGTCGATATCGTTGGTTGCCATGGTGTTGTTCTCCCTGCTTGTCGCGACGCTATCGGCGTTGTCGAACGCCTGCAATCGCCTTGCGCGACCGCAGGCCTGGTATGCCGCCTCGGCAGCCTCGAGATGCCCGCAGCGCGCTTCGACGCGGCCCAGATTGAAGAGATGAGGTGCCAAGGGCGACTTCGGGGTCTTCGCCCTTGTGGCGCGAGACGGCTTCACGCAGCGGGGTCGGACGTGCCCGGTGCCCTCATCTCACTCGGCCGCGTTGGCGGGAGCGGCGATGGTCAGCGCCGCTTCGGCGACGGCGAGAACCATGGATTCAAGGGCCGTCCGTACGGCCGCCATGCCGGGTCCGCGACGCATGGTTCGTTCATGCATGTAGAGGCCGCGGTTGAGTTCGATCTGGACAGCATGGATGCCAAAATCCGGACGCCCGTAGTGCTCGGTGATGAAGCCGCCGGCGTAGGGATCGTTACGCCGCACCACAAGCCCACGGTCGCGCAGGGCCTCGGTGGCGGCAGCCGTGATCAAGCGGTCGCACGACGCACCGAAGCGGTCGCCGATCACGACATCGGCATTTTGCTGATTGCCGTCGTTGCCGGTCGAAGGCATGGAATGGCAGTCGACCAGGCAGATTGATCCGAAGGTTTCGCGCCCCTCCTTGATCAGGGCCACCAGAGTGTCGTGATAGGGCACATAGCAACGCTTGATGCGGCGTTCTGCCTCGTCGGGCGGCAGCCTGCGCCTGTAGATCTCAGCACCACCGGCGACGACCCGGGGCACCGTTCCGAGCCCGGCCTTGACGCGCGGACTGCGGCTGTTGACCCAGCGTGGCAGCGCGGAATTGAACATCTGGGGGTCGAGCTCATAGGGTTCGCGATTAGGATCGAGATAGGCGCGCGGAAACAGCGCATGAACCGAAGCGATGCCGTGGTCGGTCACGCCCTCGATCAACTCATCGACGAAGGCGTCTTCCGAGCGTCGGATCGCCAGGTCGTCGAGCCGGCTGGAGGCCAGGAAATCGGGGCTGTAGTCACGGCCGCTGTGCGGCGAGGAAACGACCGCCGGTAGGCGCCACCGGTCGGGTTTCCGGAGCACCAGGACGTCTCCGGTCCCGTTGTCGTTTGCCCGTGTCACGGCTCCGATTTAGACTACACCCGTGGACATGTCATCCCCCGGTTGGGTGGGCTGTGCGGTGGGTTTGCGGTGCCGCTGGTCGGGACGGAAATAACGCCGATGGCGCGGATTCTCTTGGCAGCACAGGACGATGCGCTTCGAGGCTATCTCGCTAGAACTCTGCTTCGTCAGGGACACACGGTTTCACCCGTGTGCAGCGGCCGTGATGCGACCCCCATCTCGTGCCCGTCGCCTTTGATATCCTGATCACCCAGGACTGCATGGACGAGATCGACGGCCCTGAGCTCGCCCGGCGGGCCGGTGCGGCCGTTCCCTGCTTGCGGGTGTTGTCCCTCAATGGCTTTCGTGTTCTGCCGCTCAAGGAGTGCGCCCGACCCGTGTTTGATGACAACGTGCTCGAGCGGCCGTTCCATCTCAACAGGCTTTCCGACGAGATCGACAACCTTCTGGTTGCGTGATACGCGGAGAACCCGCCTTTCAGGAAAAAATGTCATGAACGACAACTCCGTCTTCGCCTCGATCGAGGATGCGGTCCGCGCCATTGCCGATGGCAAGCCTGTCGTGGTTGTCGACGACGAATCGCGTGAGAACGAGGGCGATCTCATCATGGCCGCCGATCGGGCGACCCCTGAAACGATCGCGTTTTTCGTGCGTTACACCTCGGGCGTCATCTGCGCGCCGATGGAGGGCGAGCGGCTCGACGAACTCGACCTGCCGCAGATGGTGCAGCACAACACCGAGCAGCACCGCACGGCCTTCACGGTTTCTGTGGACTACCGTTATGGCACCTCGACCGGCATTTCGGCCGCAGACCGTGCCAAGACGATCCGCGCGCTCACGGGCGACGGCGGCAACCGCGATGTGCGTGCCGGCGATTTCGCCCGGCCCGGCCACATCTTCCCCTTACGGGCGCGAGAAGGCGGTGTGCTGACGCGTGCGGGCCATACGGAAGCGGCGGTCGATCTGGCGCGCATGGCGGGCTGTTATCCGGCCGGCGCGATCTGCGAGATCGTCAACGACGACGGCACGATGATGCGTCTGCCCGATCTCATCCCTTTCACGCGCGAGTATGGCCTGCATCTCATCTCGATTGCCGACCTTATTGCTTATCGCCGGCGTAACGAGAAGCTGGTCGAGTGCGTGGAGACCGCGCCCTTCCAGACCAGCCATGGCATGTTCGTGGCCCATGTCTATCGCTCCATGGTCGACGACACTGAGCACCTCGCCCTGGTCAAGGGCGATCCCCTGGCCGAGGTCGAGGGCGTTCTGGTCCGCGTGCATGCGGCAAGTGCCATCGACGATGTCTTCGGCGGCATGCGGGGGGCAGGCCGAAGCCTGATCGATCTCGCCATGGAACGGCTGGCGGCCGAGACCGTCGGCGTTCTGCTTTACCTACGCGGTACACAGGGTTGGGGCCTGGGTCTGGGACGTCGCCGCGTCTACGACCAGGACAATGCCGATCAGAACGACGTGCTGCATGGCTCGGACTGGCGTCAGTACGGCACCGGCGCACAGATTCTCTACGATCTCGGCCTGCGCGACATCCGCATCCTGACCAACAATCCGGCGCGCTACCGCGCGATCGAGGGCTACGGCCTGACGATTTCCGGCAAGGTGGCGTTCACCGAGGCAGGCCCGGCCGAGGACGCTGTCGCCGAGGGGGCCTGACGTCGTGACCACCTCACCGCGTCCGGCAATCGCGGCATTGGAGTCCTATGTCGGCGCCGAGACCACGATCCCGGGATTCGATACGCCCATCCAACTCGGCAGCAACGAACTCGGCTTTGCGCCGAGCCCTGAGGTAGCGGCAGCGATCCGGGCCACGGCCCAAGAGGGCCAAGCCTACAGCGACGTCGACCAAGTTGATCTGCGTGATGCGCTGGCCCGTTGCCATGGTCTCGATCCTGCCCGGATCCTCTGCGGTTCCGGCTCGATGGAGATCATGGCGCAGCTCGCCCAATGCTACCTGGAGCCGGGCCGCGCCATGGTCATGAGCCAGTACGGCTACCGCTTCCCCAAGACGCTGGTGGAGATCAACGGCGCCGATGTGATCTTGGCGCCCGAGCGCGATCTCACAATGGACGTCGATGCCATGCTCGCGGCCGTGACGCCCGAGACCGCGATTGTCTTTGCCGTCAATCCGAATAACCCGACGGGCACCCTGGTGCCGTTCTCCGAGATTCGTCGCTTGGCCGAGAACCTGCCGTCCAATGTCATGCTCTGGCTCGACGGGGCCTATGGCGAATTCGTCGACCGCGATGACTTCGACACCGGCGAATGTCTGATCGACGAGGGATTCAACGTCGTCACCCTGCGCACCTTTTCGAAGGTTTACGGGCTGGCCGGACTCCGCGTTGGATGGGCCTATGCGCCCGAGGATATCGTGGCGACAGTCAAAAGGATGCGGACCCTGGGCAGCATTCCGACCCAGTGCCTGGCGGGTGCGACTGCGGCGGTCGCCGACCAAGACCATGTTGCCGCCGTGCGGCGCAAGACACTCGATCTGCGCAACCGCTTCACCGATCAGCTCCGCCAGTTCGGTCTGAAGCCGGTTCCGAGCGAGGCGAGCTTCGTCCTGGTCGAGATTCCGGAGAGCCTCAGCATGGACGGCGAGGCGTTCTATCAGGCCGTGAAGGCCCGGGGCATCCTGCTGCGCCGGGTCGCCAACTTCGACCTGCCGAACCACCTGCGCATCAGTATCGGCGCACCCGACGAGATGACTACCCTCAGCGACGTTCTGGCTGACATCCTAGGATAGTCCCGCGACCGCGACGGTGCTGTTGCAAAGCGCCCGTGCTTTGGCTATCTACATCGTCTTCTCGCGAAGGATGGGCGCATAGCTCAGCGGGAGAGCACTACGTTGACATCGTAGGGGTCGCTGGTTCAATCCCAGCTGCGCCCACCATCCTTATGTCGCTGTCGGACCGGATGCCGGGACAGCAAAACAGGTCCCAGGTGCCGCCCACCACGTCGCTGCCCTCAAGGATCTCGTAGCTCTTGTCCGGGCACATGGTCTGCAGGTGCCATGCGGCACTCACGCCCGAGATGCCCGCACCGACGATGATGACATCGGCCTGTTACATAACGGCTCCGTTGTTGGCGCACATGACAATATATGAACGCAAAGAGAGCGATCAAAGTGGGATGATCATGCTGCGGTTGCGGCGATCTCTGCGGCGAATCGACGTGACTGGCGCCTGAAGCGCAGGGTCATGAGGATCGACGCACCCAGCATGGCGCTCGCCATGCCGGCCCAGATGCCGGCACCGCCCAATTTGAGTTCGAACCCGAGAACATAGGCTATCGGGAAGCCGAGCCCGGCGCTGGTCCCGACCGCGATCAGCATGGGGACTGTCGTGTCCTTCAATCCCTGTAGCGCACCGCGGGCGGCTATCTGCACGGCGTCCGCAATCATGAAGAACGCAGCGACGCTCAGAAGGACTGCGGCGAGATTGAGTGCCTCCGTGTTGGCGGCGTCGGCCGGATCGAGAATCAGACCGGCGACCGATCGGCCGGCGAACCAGAACACCATGACCGGAAGCACCGCAATCAGACCGGCGAGCGCCGTTGCGGTCCATCCGGCGCGGACGACCCCATCAGGATGGCGTGCGCCGGCGGCACGTCCCACGCGGACGGCGCCGGCCTGAGCCAGTCCAACCGGGATCATGAAGACGAACCCGTAGCACTGTCCTGTCACGGCGTGGGCGGCGAGCGCCTCGACGCCCAGTCGTCCCATCATCGACGTCGTCACGAAGTACATGCCCATCTCGGCAATCTCGATGAAGGCGATCGGTGTGCCCACCTTCACGATTTCGCCGATCACGGGCCACTTGATGCGCCAGAACCGCCCCAGCAGACGATAGCGACGGAACTTGCGATCCCGCACGATGAAAACGAGCAAGGCGGTGAACATCACCCAGTTCACGACCAGGCTTGCGATGCCCGCGCCTTCAAGGCCCATGTTGGGTGCGCCGAAGTTGCCGAACATCAACGTGTAGTCGAGCAGCGCATTAAGGCCGATGCCGCAGACGGTGATCACGAGCACCGCCCGAGGGCGTGTGTGGGCGGCGAGGAACTCGGTAAGAACGGCGAACCACAGCGAGGGCACAAGACCCCAAAGGAGCCAGCGCAGATAGGCCTGTCCGTCGTCGGCCACCTGCTGATCCTGCCCGAGGAACACGAGGATCGGGCCTGAGTACCAGGAGATGAATGACACCGGGATGGTAAGGCACACCGCGAGCCATGCCGCGTTGCGCATGGTCGGCCTGATCCCGCGAAAACGCCGGGCACCCAGATGCTGGGCCATGATCGGCGTTGCGCCGGTCAGGACGCCCATGGCGAAGGCGGTGAACACCCAATAGAACGTGCGCGCGAGTTCGCCCGCCGCGATCGCCTCGGTGCCGATCCAGCCCATCATGATGACGTCGGTCATCATGATCGCCATGTAGGAGAGATGGGTCAGCGCCAGCGGCACCGCGAGATGAACGATGGCGCGGGGCTCGCGCAACCAGAGAGACAGGGAACTCATGGAAAGTCCGATCTTGGTCGGAGGGACAAGAGGACGGCCGTCAGGGCGAGAACGGTTGCGGTGTTACCGGGATGGACTGGTGTGCCAGTCGTAACAAGCGGCTTGCCGATGCGGTCGTCAATGACCAGCGCCCGGCCTAAAGGCCAGGTCGGGTGCAGCACAGGTCGCTGCAGTCAGACGATGCCGATGAACATGCGCGCCCCTATAAGGGGAATGTCGGACCGGAGCAACGCTACGCCGCGAGATCGTGGGCGCCCGGCTGGCCAAGATGTGACCGATCGACCATCACGAGCCGGCCCAAGTTTGGTTGCATCGTGATCGCTGGAAGGTTCTGGAGGATTCTGTGACGGGACAAGAACGATGCCGACCCCTGGTGGGCTGCCGATGTCGCCGCCACGATCGGCTCTTACAACGCTGTCGTGAAGGTTGCGGATGCTGCTGGCATTGAGCTGGAGCCGGCGACGGCCGAGATGACCGTCGACATCCGTGCCGATCTGGGGCTCGTCGATGCCAAAGAGTGATCTCTGCGAACGGCTTGAGAGCGATGGGGCTCTGGTTGACGACTGGATCGCCTACACGTCAGGCCACAAGGGGAAGAGCGCTGCCTACGAACGGATGGAGTTGCTCGTCCGCGAGCAGTCCTGGGTCGCGCTGGGGCCATCTGCGCAACCGCCGAACGCACAGACGATGTGCGCCTTCTTGCCAGTCTTGACGTCGGGCCTCTTGAAGACCTGCTCAATCATCATGGAATCGACCTGATCGACTGCATCGAACAACTTGCGTGTTGCGATCGGCAGTTTTGTCAGACTCTTAACGGTGTCTGGCGCAATGGCATCAACGAGGCGGTTTGAGCCCGAATCATAGTGTTTCGAAAGCCGCCGGACCGAGTGCGGACCCATGGTTCGCATGAACAACCATATGGCCCCGCGCATCGCTAGTGGCCTCGCCGAACGCGCCCCCTATGCCTCCTGACCTCACTTGATTGTGCCATCAATGACTGAGCCTTCCATCTAACCTGTCACCCCGGACAAGGGCCGTAGGCCCACCGATCCGGGAGCCTGGGCCACACCGATGTCTCGTAACGGGATCGCGGCTCTCTCGTTGGTCGGCCGGGATGCACTCAGGAATTGGTTCACACTGCCGGGCGCATGGTGTCGCGCGGCAGCACGATGTTGAAGGCATCGCGTATGGCCTGGTCGACCTCTTCCGTAATGTGCGCGGGGAAGTGCTCCGACAGAAGCGCCTTCTTGCGACTGATGGCGTTCTCGATCAGGTCGGGCTTGTCCTTCTCGAGCCACTCCTTGGGACTGCTGCGGTCGCCGAGCGTCGGATAGACGTACTCGGTCTGCATCAGGCTCAGCGTCTGGCCTGCGCCGAGGTAGTGGCCGGGGCCACCCATGCAGACCTCCTTCATGGTCTCAAGCGCCATGGTGTCGTCGCTGACCTCAATGCCGCGCACACAGCGCATACAGGCTGCGATCACGTCGTTGTCGACGAAGAGTGCTTCAAGGCAGTGGCTTAGCAACGAGGCGTGCATGCCGACGCTCTCGTAGATCATGTTAAGACCCGAGAGACCGGCCATGACGTTCGCCATGCCGCGCTCGAACCCGGCCTGCATGTCCATCTCCTTGGAATCGGACATCGCGCAGGCCGATCCGCCGGGCAGGTCGTAGTAGCGCGCCATCTGGCCGCAGGCCGCCGTCAGCAGGCCCTGTTCAGGCGAGCCGCCCGACATTGCACCGGTGCGCAGGTCGGAGACGAAGGGCCAGGTCCCGAAGATCGCGGGATGCCCGGGTGCCATGGCGTTGACGTAAACCACGCCCGCGAGACACTCGGCAACCGCCTGGACAACCGCGCCGGCGAGCGGGGCAGGAGCCGTTGCACCCGCCTGGCCTGCCGACAGCAGCAGGATCGGCATGCCGCCCCGAATCAGGGTCTCCATCACCAGGCAGCTTTCGGTCGCGAACTTCATCGGCGGCACGACGAAGCAGTTCGAGTTCGAGACGAAGGGCCGTTCGCGCCAGGCTTTCTCGGAGCCCGCCACCATGTGGAGCATCTCGAGCCCCCGGGCCGCGTTCTTCCACTCGGTGAACGAGGTGCCGACATGCTTGGTTGTGCCCGATACGCAGGCGTAGAGCGTGTTGAGGTCCATGTCGGTGGGATCAGGCGTATCGCGCGGGGTTAGCGTGCGCTGGAAGAAGTGGATGTTGTCGAGGCTGTCGACCACACGGGCAGAGTTATAGAGGTCCTCGACCGTCGGTTCGCGGTTCTCGCGGGTTTCGGGATCGTAGACGAACACCGCCGCGCCGGCCGATCCGAAGTGGACGCGGTAGCCGCCGGGCTGGATGTCGTACTGCGGGTCCTGGCCGTGCAGCGTGATGTCACGTGCGGCCTTGGCCACCATGTCCTCAACCAGCGCGTGAGGGAATCGGATGCGGCCGTCGGCGCCCTGTATGGCACCCGCACCCGTCAGGATCTCGACGCCGCTGTCGGGTGCGTCGGCTAGGCCGACCTCCTCGAGCGCCTGGAGCGCCGTGGCGTGGATCTTGTCTTGGTCGATGGCGGCCAGCGGCTTGTACCAGCCGCCTTCCATACCCGGACGCACAGGCCGCATGTTCTCCGGCAACGGTGCGGCACGGGCCGCCTTGCGGGCGGCGCGGCCCCCAGGACGGCGGCTGCGGGGGACGCTATTGTCGGAAACGCTGGTGTCGGTCATGGTCTGTTTCCTTCCGATCTGACCGTGTCAACGAAACTCAAAAACTACATCCGGACTCGTTCAGCCTTGGGATCATACATCGGCTTGAGCGAAGCTTCCGCAGCCATGCGCACGCCGGCGATTTCGACCTCCCAGGACGAGCTGGTGATGTCTTCGTCCTTCTCGCCGGGTTCGACCGGGACATAACCCATGCCGATCGCGCCGCCGAGGAAGTGGCCGTAGTTGCCCGAGGTCAGATGGCTGACGATCTTGCCGTCCCTGAC
Protein-coding sequences here:
- a CDS encoding CocE/NonD family hydrolase, translated to MDVVTQFPRRIRVIEHTWIPMSDGTRLAARIWLPTDAEQDPVPAILEYLPYRKVDSTRARDELTHPYYAGNGYACVRVDIRGSGESDGILKDEYLEGEQDDALEILAWIAAQPWCTGAIGMIGISWGGFNGLQVAARKPPELKAIVTIASTDDRYADDIHYMGGVMINDNLSWAATMFGMQTRPPHPAMVDDWRAQWLERLERNDPWIIKWLHHQRRDAQWQHGSVIENHGDIEAAVYAVGGWADGYSNAVPRMLAGLSCPKKGLVGPWAHKYPHFATPGPRIGFLQETLRWWDQWLKGIDTGIMNEPEYRVWMQESVSPATWRAEHPGRWVTEPSWPSPNIETRTLHLNSRGALSTESGDDGDAIIHTPMTMGQRQGEWFSYGLVPDAPADQREDDGCSIVFETEPLTEAVEIMGAPVLDLEVSADRPNAFLIARLCDVAPDGASTRVSYGALNLTHRDSHEHPEPLIPGKTYRVRLQLNDIAQHIPAGHRIRVALSNSLWPMFWPSPEPVTVLLRTGRSSLGLPLRDARAEDGALRQFGPPESSAPWETETLEPADYQRRVEHDDTTGQTRMTVVNDSGLTRDPETGWTFGSRVWQAFDIKENDPASAHMTVHWTHRFGSDEHDLDIRTETRSTLACSATDWLFWANCEAFEGDRRVFAKTWDSVIPRDLN
- a CDS encoding N-formylglutamate amidohydrolase translates to MTRANDNGTGDVLVLRKPDRWRLPAVVSSPHSGRDYSPDFLASSRLDDLAIRRSEDAFVDELIEGVTDHGIASVHALFPRAYLDPNREPYELDPQMFNSALPRWVNSRSPRVKAGLGTVPRVVAGGAEIYRRRLPPDEAERRIKRCYVPYHDTLVALIKEGRETFGSICLVDCHSMPSTGNDGNQQNADVVIGDRFGASCDRLITAAATEALRDRGLVVRRNDPYAGGFITEHYGRPDFGIHAVQIELNRGLYMHERTMRRGPGMAAVRTALESMVLAVAEAALTIAAPANAAE
- the ribB gene encoding 3,4-dihydroxy-2-butanone-4-phosphate synthase; amino-acid sequence: MNDNSVFASIEDAVRAIADGKPVVVVDDESRENEGDLIMAADRATPETIAFFVRYTSGVICAPMEGERLDELDLPQMVQHNTEQHRTAFTVSVDYRYGTSTGISAADRAKTIRALTGDGGNRDVRAGDFARPGHIFPLRAREGGVLTRAGHTEAAVDLARMAGCYPAGAICEIVNDDGTMMRLPDLIPFTREYGLHLISIADLIAYRRRNEKLVECVETAPFQTSHGMFVAHVYRSMVDDTEHLALVKGDPLAEVEGVLVRVHAASAIDDVFGGMRGAGRSLIDLAMERLAAETVGVLLYLRGTQGWGLGLGRRRVYDQDNADQNDVLHGSDWRQYGTGAQILYDLGLRDIRILTNNPARYRAIEGYGLTISGKVAFTEAGPAEDAVAEGA
- a CDS encoding aminotransferase class I/II-fold pyridoxal phosphate-dependent enzyme encodes the protein MTTSPRPAIAALESYVGAETTIPGFDTPIQLGSNELGFAPSPEVAAAIRATAQEGQAYSDVDQVDLRDALARCHGLDPARILCGSGSMEIMAQLAQCYLEPGRAMVMSQYGYRFPKTLVEINGADVILAPERDLTMDVDAMLAAVTPETAIVFAVNPNNPTGTLVPFSEIRRLAENLPSNVMLWLDGAYGEFVDRDDFDTGECLIDEGFNVVTLRTFSKVYGLAGLRVGWAYAPEDIVATVKRMRTLGSIPTQCLAGATAAVADQDHVAAVRRKTLDLRNRFTDQLRQFGLKPVPSEASFVLVEIPESLSMDGEAFYQAVKARGILLRRVANFDLPNHLRISIGAPDEMTTLSDVLADILG
- a CDS encoding NAD(P)-binding protein: MIVGAGISGVSAAWHLQTMCPDKSYEILEGSDVVGGTWDLFCCPGIRSDSDIRMVGAAGIEPATPTMST
- a CDS encoding MATE family efflux transporter; translated protein: MSSLSLWLREPRAIVHLAVPLALTHLSYMAIMMTDVIMMGWIGTEAIAAGELARTFYWVFTAFAMGVLTGATPIMAQHLGARRFRGIRPTMRNAAWLAVCLTIPVSFISWYSGPILVFLGQDQQVADDGQAYLRWLLWGLVPSLWFAVLTEFLAAHTRPRAVLVITVCGIGLNALLDYTLMFGNFGAPNMGLEGAGIASLVVNWVMFTALLVFIVRDRKFRRYRLLGRFWRIKWPVIGEIVKVGTPIAFIEIAEMGMYFVTTSMMGRLGVEALAAHAVTGQCYGFVFMIPVGLAQAGAVRVGRAAGARHPDGVVRAGWTATALAGLIAVLPVMVFWFAGRSVAGLILDPADAANTEALNLAAVLLSVAAFFMIADAVQIAARGALQGLKDTTVPMLIAVGTSAGLGFPIAYVLGFELKLGGAGIWAGMASAMLGASILMTLRFRRQSRRFAAEIAATAA
- a CDS encoding trimethylamine methyltransferase family protein, producing the protein MTDTSVSDNSVPRSRRPGGRAARKAARAAPLPENMRPVRPGMEGGWYKPLAAIDQDKIHATALQALEEVGLADAPDSGVEILTGAGAIQGADGRIRFPHALVEDMVAKAARDITLHGQDPQYDIQPGGYRVHFGSAGAAVFVYDPETRENREPTVEDLYNSARVVDSLDNIHFFQRTLTPRDTPDPTDMDLNTLYACVSGTTKHVGTSFTEWKNAARGLEMLHMVAGSEKAWRERPFVSNSNCFVVPPMKFATESCLVMETLIRGGMPILLLSAGQAGATAPAPLAGAVVQAVAECLAGVVYVNAMAPGHPAIFGTWPFVSDLRTGAMSGGSPEQGLLTAACGQMARYYDLPGGSACAMSDSKEMDMQAGFERGMANVMAGLSGLNMIYESVGMHASLLSHCLEALFVDNDVIAACMRCVRGIEVSDDTMALETMKEVCMGGPGHYLGAGQTLSLMQTEYVYPTLGDRSSPKEWLEKDKPDLIENAISRKKALLSEHFPAHITEEVDQAIRDAFNIVLPRDTMRPAV